A section of the Romeriopsis navalis LEGE 11480 genome encodes:
- a CDS encoding Uma2 family endonuclease — protein sequence MVQTPTRSLALEEFLKLPETKPASEFVDGQIIQKPMPQGKHSTIQSDLVPAVNTVLKPHKIGRAYTDLRCTFGGRSPVPDVSVFTWSRIPRDSDGTVMNVFPIAPDWTIEILSPDQSQTKVVRNILHCLEHDTQMGWLIDPEEETIFVYFADRTIAVFDEPNQSLPVPDFAIGLELTIGQIFGWLED from the coding sequence ATGGTTCAAACCCCGACTCGATCACTAGCGCTGGAAGAATTCCTCAAGCTACCGGAAACCAAACCGGCGAGCGAGTTTGTTGATGGTCAAATCATCCAGAAACCGATGCCGCAAGGAAAGCACAGTACGATTCAAAGTGACTTGGTTCCAGCGGTGAATACGGTACTAAAACCGCACAAAATTGGCCGGGCCTATACGGATCTGCGCTGTACCTTTGGTGGCCGATCGCCTGTCCCAGATGTCTCCGTCTTCACTTGGTCCCGAATTCCCCGTGATTCAGATGGCACGGTGATGAATGTGTTTCCCATTGCTCCCGATTGGACGATTGAAATTCTTTCGCCGGACCAAAGCCAAACTAAGGTTGTCCGCAATATCCTGCACTGCCTTGAACACGATACTCAAATGGGCTGGTTAATCGATCCGGAAGAGGAAACCATCTTTGTCTATTTTGCCGATCGGACGATCGCTGTCTTTGATGAACCAAATCAATCGCTTCCAGTGCCAGATTTTGCAATTGGTCTAGAGCTGACGATCGGGCAAATCTTTGGCTGGCTAGAGGATTAG
- a CDS encoding GAF domain-containing protein, which yields MHKPETTTTSSVDHLPTDRLLGGVAEAARRLLAITDFEIAVNLALEAIATAAGIDRIYVMENPIIPSTGADVTNCLYEWTLPGMHQISPPPTDFLISDGGFDNGVQVLRSGRSVQAIIREPSTQAQTIQAQNTARSRLTVPIMLNGAWWGVMGFDNCIRARIWSETEISILETAAASLAGALQRRDNQVELERRDALLKCVNAATQCLVANDNLAVALLATLKILGEGTQQSRAYILRNSQATPTDELMFNLHLEWDAPHIPSKTATGGHFPVPVSAFPAHLSDPLKTGRATQFLARELDGICPNQRPPGQARSLMGVPITINGQWWGLLGLDNCIEERVWSEAEITVLKTAATAVGNAIERDQSRQDRAVAERTALIERERAARADELEATNQILLTRDRWLETTAAAANELIATTDVDASVNAALATLGENLECDFVFVRQYITNPDIPGDLGIGRLIYEWDAAGIPRHMDNPQIRDLPVASFPAAYQQLITSQWFGGIVDELDEPLRSHHLALGLKSFFAVPVLIKGKAWGIVGMGHCRVAKLLNAAELAVFRTAATCIGSAIDQAEVRRDQAAQEQAKLLSRVAEAANLLLRSTDYTSVFPQVVRLLGEAVECDRCGIGQDVPHPISGEPAVNVPPEWEWRSTTTAPAASFSPHGDQLYSWKDGPFLTEQMRLGVVASHLVADLPEADRQLMARQGTTATLFVPITVGQQMWGFIHFDSNQPQPRLYGEAEIAILKVAAESIAAAIARQAQDVALRQSEQAVLDERNRLAREIHDTLAQAFTGVSLQLEVVRGLTNNPNHPDTAASLKQAQAFIRRARDLARQGLSEARRSVHALRSAALETDDLPNALQKVLRQTQRDTGLTTQFHLEGVPLPLSDDCQLNLLRIAQEAITNTLRHAQATQLDITLGFTPPQIRLQIFDNGCGFHPQSLSEVTGFGLIGMRERAARLNGKFQIHSNPQQGTRITVQLPLSDIPNPHV from the coding sequence ATGCATAAGCCAGAGACAACCACCACATCGTCGGTTGATCACCTGCCGACGGATCGATTGCTCGGCGGTGTAGCAGAGGCCGCACGACGGTTATTGGCAATCACCGACTTCGAAATAGCCGTAAATCTTGCCCTTGAAGCGATCGCCACAGCAGCAGGCATTGATCGGATTTATGTGATGGAAAATCCGATTATCCCCAGTACAGGCGCAGACGTTACTAATTGTCTCTACGAATGGACCCTGCCGGGGATGCACCAAATCAGCCCGCCACCAACGGACTTTCTCATATCCGACGGGGGTTTCGATAATGGGGTACAGGTATTACGATCTGGACGCTCCGTTCAAGCGATCATCCGTGAGCCATCCACCCAGGCTCAGACGATACAGGCACAAAATACAGCCCGATCACGGCTCACCGTCCCCATTATGCTCAACGGGGCGTGGTGGGGCGTGATGGGCTTTGACAATTGCATCAGAGCGCGGATATGGAGCGAGACCGAAATTTCAATCCTGGAAACAGCCGCAGCAAGTCTTGCCGGAGCCTTACAGCGACGCGATAATCAGGTTGAGCTAGAACGGCGGGATGCCTTACTCAAATGTGTCAACGCCGCAACTCAATGCCTCGTTGCCAATGACAATCTCGCGGTGGCACTGCTTGCCACCCTGAAGATTTTAGGCGAGGGCACTCAGCAATCGCGGGCCTACATTTTACGCAACTCCCAAGCCACCCCCACCGACGAACTCATGTTCAACTTGCATCTCGAATGGGATGCCCCTCACATTCCGAGCAAAACGGCCACTGGTGGGCATTTCCCAGTGCCGGTTTCAGCCTTTCCAGCCCATTTGTCTGATCCACTCAAAACGGGCCGAGCGACGCAGTTTCTCGCCCGTGAACTCGACGGAATTTGCCCCAATCAACGGCCGCCTGGACAGGCCCGATCGTTAATGGGTGTCCCAATTACGATCAATGGCCAATGGTGGGGGCTTTTGGGACTCGACAACTGCATTGAAGAACGGGTATGGAGCGAGGCAGAAATCACCGTATTGAAAACTGCTGCAACTGCTGTAGGCAATGCCATTGAGCGCGATCAGAGTCGGCAGGACCGCGCCGTTGCTGAACGGACGGCGCTAATTGAGCGAGAACGCGCTGCCCGCGCTGACGAACTCGAAGCGACTAATCAGATTCTGCTAACCCGCGATCGCTGGCTGGAAACCACAGCGGCCGCCGCCAATGAACTCATTGCGACGACTGATGTCGATGCCAGCGTTAATGCCGCATTAGCCACCCTCGGCGAGAATCTCGAATGCGATTTCGTATTCGTCCGGCAATATATCACAAATCCTGATATACCAGGCGACCTCGGCATTGGGCGGTTGATCTATGAGTGGGATGCCGCTGGGATTCCCCGGCATATGGATAACCCACAAATTCGCGATCTGCCAGTCGCCAGCTTTCCAGCGGCGTACCAACAGTTAATCACCAGCCAATGGTTCGGCGGCATCGTCGATGAGCTTGATGAACCCTTGCGGAGTCATCATCTGGCACTCGGGTTAAAGTCATTTTTCGCTGTACCAGTATTGATCAAAGGCAAGGCATGGGGCATCGTCGGTATGGGCCACTGCCGGGTGGCGAAGCTTTTGAACGCAGCGGAGCTAGCGGTATTTCGGACCGCTGCGACTTGTATTGGCAGTGCCATTGATCAAGCCGAAGTCCGGCGCGATCAGGCCGCTCAGGAACAGGCCAAACTGCTCAGTCGCGTCGCTGAAGCAGCCAACTTACTCCTGCGCTCCACCGACTATACCAGCGTCTTCCCACAGGTCGTACGGCTCTTAGGTGAGGCGGTCGAGTGCGATCGCTGTGGCATTGGTCAAGATGTCCCCCACCCGATTTCTGGCGAACCGGCCGTCAATGTCCCACCCGAGTGGGAATGGCGATCGACGACCACCGCCCCCGCCGCTTCCTTTAGCCCTCACGGTGATCAACTCTATTCCTGGAAAGATGGCCCTTTCCTGACCGAACAGATGCGACTCGGCGTGGTGGCGAGCCATTTAGTGGCGGATTTACCCGAGGCCGATCGTCAGCTCATGGCCCGGCAGGGCACGACCGCGACATTATTTGTCCCCATCACGGTAGGGCAGCAAATGTGGGGCTTCATTCACTTCGATAGTAACCAGCCGCAACCACGACTCTATGGCGAGGCTGAGATTGCCATTTTGAAGGTCGCGGCCGAAAGTATTGCGGCCGCCATTGCCCGTCAGGCCCAAGATGTCGCACTGCGTCAGTCAGAACAAGCCGTACTCGATGAGCGCAACCGGCTGGCCCGCGAAATTCACGATACCCTAGCCCAAGCATTCACCGGTGTCTCGCTCCAGCTGGAAGTGGTGCGCGGCCTCACCAATAACCCCAATCATCCCGACACGGCCGCATCGCTTAAACAGGCTCAAGCCTTTATCCGCCGGGCCCGCGATCTGGCTCGCCAAGGCCTCTCTGAAGCACGCCGATCGGTCCATGCCCTCCGCTCCGCAGCGCTCGAAACGGATGACCTACCCAACGCCCTCCAGAAAGTCCTCCGCCAAACGCAACGGGATACCGGCCTGACGACCCAGTTTCACCTCGAAGGAGTCCCGCTCCCGCTCTCCGACGACTGCCAACTCAACCTGCTCCGGATTGCCCAAGAAGCCATCACCAACACCCTCCGCCATGCCCAGGCCACCCAGCTCGACATCACACTGGGCTTCACCCCCCCACAAATTCGCCTCCAGATTTTCGACAATGGCTGCGGCTTCCATCCGCAATCGCTCTCCGAGGTCACTGGTTTTGGCCTGATCGGCATGCGTGAACGGGCCGCTCGCTTGAATGGCAAATTTCAAATTCACAGTAATCCCCAGCAAGGCACCCGCATCACTGTACAGCTGCCCCTGAGCGACATACCAAATCCGCATGTCTAA
- a CDS encoding rhodanese-like domain-containing protein: MSRSKLHILFALIISMQIAGCGSLIAAGAPISQMDLAAQIKNQTAPRILDVRSPKEYEVGHVPGATNIDFRELAQRVSEIQGAKDAPIVVYCETGVRANIAEKILSDAGFTNILHLQGDMSAWRKNQQPIVQGKQPFDAATIVQTHADIPGLIVKTSPHSVEKTTDRLTKVIESKGIKVFATINHSQNAAKADLKLPPTTLVMFGNPKLGTPLMQCQRSIAIDLPQKVLIWQDEKVVKIGYNDPAYIADRHQLNDCGKKVTAKISGALNKFTDVAIAPK, encoded by the coding sequence ATGAGTCGTTCAAAACTGCATATTTTGTTTGCGCTGATCATCAGTATGCAGATTGCCGGTTGTGGCAGCTTAATTGCTGCCGGAGCACCGATTTCACAGATGGACTTAGCCGCCCAGATTAAAAACCAAACTGCCCCACGCATCTTGGATGTCCGCAGTCCCAAGGAGTACGAAGTGGGCCACGTTCCGGGTGCAACCAATATCGATTTTCGGGAATTGGCCCAGCGGGTAAGCGAGATCCAAGGCGCAAAAGATGCCCCGATCGTCGTCTACTGCGAAACCGGCGTCCGGGCCAATATCGCCGAGAAAATCCTCAGTGATGCCGGATTCACGAACATTCTGCATCTCCAAGGTGATATGTCCGCTTGGCGTAAGAACCAACAACCGATCGTCCAGGGCAAGCAACCATTTGATGCGGCCACGATTGTTCAAACTCATGCCGATATTCCGGGACTCATCGTCAAGACCAGTCCCCATAGCGTCGAAAAAACCACCGATCGGTTGACTAAAGTAATCGAGTCCAAGGGCATCAAAGTCTTTGCCACTATCAACCACAGCCAGAATGCCGCCAAAGCAGACTTGAAGTTACCGCCGACAACCTTGGTCATGTTTGGCAATCCCAAGCTCGGGACGCCCCTGATGCAATGCCAACGGAGTATCGCGATCGACCTACCCCAGAAGGTATTGATCTGGCAGGACGAAAAAGTTGTCAAAATCGGTTACAACGACCCGGCTTATATCGCCGATCGGCACCAGCTCAACGACTGCGGCAAAAAAGTCACCGCGAAGATTTCCGGCGCATTGAATAAGTTTACGGATGTAGCGATCGCCCCCAAGTAA
- a CDS encoding SDR family NAD(P)-dependent oxidoreductase has protein sequence MPTALITGASMGIGEQFARQLAAKGYDLILVARSTDKLQAIATDLTNQNQITAQIIAADLTEPQACQNIFNQVQTWGQSIDLLINNAGFGDYGEFSQSDGPKQTTMVQLNVQALVDLTHLFLPTMQARQSGQIINVASIAAFQSMPYVSVYAATKAFVLSFSTALWVETQDQGIHVQCLCPGPTESNFGVVSGMDRVFSSGKSGPEIATAASVVQESLVALDRQQPIVVTSSLSNRLIAGMGKLLPQEVVAKMTAKIFQP, from the coding sequence ATGCCCACTGCATTAATTACCGGCGCTTCGATGGGCATTGGCGAGCAATTTGCCCGGCAGCTCGCTGCTAAAGGCTATGACCTGATTTTGGTGGCCCGATCGACCGACAAGCTGCAGGCGATCGCCACCGATCTCACCAACCAGAATCAAATCACCGCCCAAATTATTGCTGCCGATCTGACCGAACCCCAAGCCTGTCAGAACATCTTCAACCAAGTCCAAACCTGGGGCCAGTCGATCGACTTACTGATTAACAATGCTGGATTTGGGGACTACGGCGAATTTAGTCAAAGCGATGGCCCCAAACAAACCACAATGGTGCAACTGAATGTGCAGGCATTAGTCGATCTGACCCACCTGTTCCTACCAACCATGCAAGCGCGCCAAAGCGGCCAAATTATCAACGTCGCATCTATTGCCGCTTTCCAATCCATGCCCTACGTCTCGGTCTATGCCGCTACAAAAGCCTTTGTGCTCAGCTTTAGCACGGCACTCTGGGTCGAAACCCAAGACCAAGGAATCCATGTCCAGTGCCTTTGCCCCGGTCCGACCGAATCCAACTTCGGTGTCGTGTCGGGGATGGATCGCGTCTTTAGCAGTGGCAAAAGCGGCCCCGAAATCGCGACGGCGGCCAGTGTCGTCCAAGAATCATTAGTCGCCCTCGATCGTCAACAACCCATCGTCGTCACGAGCAGTCTGAGCAATCGTCTGATTGCAGGTATGGGCAAACTCTTACCACAGGAAGTGGTCGCCAAGATGACGGCGAAGATATTTCAACCATAG
- a CDS encoding cation transporter, with product MVAKSQRYPTTQRFLLAALWLELLALTVKVFVGWQTNSLALLATALYCAIAAVSAIYAIIATYNLQQAGRPVWGHNPWESGLAAAFIALLGFGGIILSSVALQHLAASPQLHQAPPVTITRAQLQVQLLFGMCSLGLAWLQKRWAKRFRSLALATNGDQVLRESLLSLGLLLGLSSIQQGYTWLDPVLALGLVVSAGFSAWGMFQRQQPLMVRQIAIAPEAIAQAVRRVDGVTHCAQIESRGIVGRQVLISLTLRIHPEFLGMEGRIIQSVEAILRETYGPVKVNTKVDNDWNDLQTALSDATNSNSSHSGIDL from the coding sequence ATGGTCGCAAAATCCCAACGATACCCAACCACGCAACGCTTCCTGCTCGCCGCCCTTTGGCTAGAGCTACTGGCGTTGACGGTCAAAGTTTTCGTCGGCTGGCAAACCAATTCGCTTGCACTACTTGCAACGGCCCTCTACTGCGCGATCGCCGCCGTCAGTGCAATCTACGCAATCATCGCTACCTATAACCTGCAGCAAGCGGGCCGTCCCGTCTGGGGACACAACCCTTGGGAATCCGGTCTTGCTGCCGCCTTCATTGCCCTCCTCGGCTTCGGCGGCATTATCCTCTCCAGCGTCGCCCTCCAGCATTTAGCCGCATCCCCCCAACTCCACCAAGCGCCCCCCGTTACCATCACCCGCGCCCAACTCCAGGTTCAATTGCTCTTTGGCATGTGCAGCCTCGGGTTAGCCTGGCTCCAGAAACGTTGGGCCAAGCGATTTCGCAGCCTTGCCCTAGCCACAAATGGCGACCAAGTCCTGCGCGAATCCCTGCTCAGTCTTGGCTTACTGCTAGGTCTCAGCAGTATTCAGCAAGGCTATACCTGGCTTGACCCGGTTTTAGCATTAGGACTCGTCGTCAGTGCCGGCTTCAGCGCTTGGGGTATGTTCCAACGTCAGCAACCACTGATGGTGCGTCAAATCGCCATCGCCCCCGAAGCGATCGCCCAAGCCGTCCGCCGCGTCGATGGCGTCACCCACTGTGCCCAAATCGAATCCCGTGGCATTGTCGGTCGCCAAGTCCTCATTTCCCTCACACTGCGGATTCATCCCGAATTTCTCGGCATGGAAGGTCGGATTATCCAGTCAGTTGAAGCGATCTTGCGTGAAACCTACGGCCCTGTCAAAGTTAATACCAAGGTCGATAACGACTGGAATGACCTCCAAACCGCCCTCAGCGACGCCACCAATTCCAACAGTTCCCACTCCGGAATTGATCTATAG
- the pcrA gene encoding DNA helicase PcrA: MAQFSDSLSHLNPSQRQAVEHVNGPLLVVAGAGSGKTRALTFRIANLVLSQRVDPENILAVTFTNKAAKEMKKRVEDLFAEQQSQSEFGKPLAALKEYEQTKLRSRIYKTITKDLWIGTFHSLCCRILRFDIEKYKDDSGRTWDKTFSIFDESDVMTIIKDIIINKLNLDEKKFEPRNIRYAISNAKNKAMSPAEVEQEQQNYRGRVIADVYTHYLNRLSENNALDFDDLILMPVKLFRQNEQVRAYWHKRFRHILVDEYQDTNRTQYDLLTMLTTNGKSPKQFDDWAHRSIFVVGDADQSIYSFRSADFTILMGFQQDFGDGREDADTESMVKLEENYRSTSNILELANTLIDNNTERIDKILKATRGEGERIYSYRADNEIDEAEFIVRQVETLLRRNPDLSYGKVAILYRTNAQSRVIEQVMVERQLPYRIVGGMRFYDRREIKDVLAYLRAIANPADTVSLLRVINTPKRKVGKTTVEALVRASLELGVPLWEILNDETSVKTLAGRSSKGVLAFAEVIKKYREQLTTMPASELAQGVLEDSGYLDDLKRQNTEEAENRFSNVQELYNAILQFEEENSGEDEDQSLVGFLAGAALASDMDDSSEDDNRISMMTLHASKGLEFPVVFLVGLEQGLFPSFRSLDDPSAIEEERRLCYVGITRAQERLFISHACERRLYGNREIATPSLFLDEMPENLLESNTVRSRAKRWETSDISKPAAPKTKRSMPQGSGITDWVVGEKAVHDSFGVGQVTHVFGTGKKMCLAVKFPTAGQKILDPKLVPLRKVE, encoded by the coding sequence ATGGCCCAATTCAGCGACTCTCTCTCCCATCTCAATCCCTCGCAGCGCCAAGCCGTCGAACATGTCAATGGCCCACTGCTAGTCGTCGCTGGAGCCGGATCAGGCAAAACCCGTGCCCTCACCTTTCGCATCGCGAATCTCGTCCTGTCCCAGCGGGTGGACCCCGAAAATATCCTCGCCGTCACCTTTACGAACAAAGCGGCCAAGGAGATGAAAAAACGGGTCGAAGATCTATTCGCCGAGCAGCAATCCCAGTCGGAATTTGGCAAACCCCTCGCCGCCCTAAAGGAATACGAACAGACAAAGCTGCGATCACGGATCTACAAAACCATTACCAAAGACCTCTGGATCGGCACCTTCCATTCCCTCTGCTGCCGTATCCTCCGGTTTGACATCGAAAAGTACAAAGACGACAGTGGACGCACCTGGGATAAAACCTTTTCGATCTTTGATGAATCAGATGTAATGACGATCATTAAAGACATCATCATTAACAAGCTGAATCTCGACGAAAAGAAATTTGAGCCACGCAATATTCGCTACGCTATTAGCAACGCTAAAAATAAAGCGATGTCACCGGCTGAGGTCGAGCAAGAGCAACAGAATTATCGCGGGCGCGTGATTGCTGATGTCTATACGCATTACCTCAATCGCCTGTCTGAGAATAATGCCCTTGACTTCGATGATCTGATTCTGATGCCGGTGAAACTGTTTCGCCAAAACGAGCAGGTCAGAGCCTACTGGCACAAGCGGTTTCGGCATATTCTCGTGGATGAGTATCAGGATACGAACCGGACGCAGTATGACCTGCTGACCATGCTGACGACCAATGGCAAGTCGCCGAAGCAATTTGATGATTGGGCCCATCGATCGATCTTCGTGGTGGGTGACGCGGACCAATCGATTTATTCCTTCCGTAGCGCTGACTTCACCATCCTGATGGGCTTTCAGCAGGACTTCGGCGATGGGCGTGAGGATGCGGACACCGAGTCCATGGTCAAGCTCGAAGAAAACTATCGCTCCACTTCCAACATTCTCGAACTGGCCAACACCCTCATCGACAACAACACCGAGCGCATCGACAAAATCCTCAAAGCCACACGCGGCGAGGGAGAGCGGATTTATTCCTACCGGGCGGATAACGAAATCGATGAAGCAGAATTCATCGTTCGGCAGGTGGAAACCCTGCTGCGGCGTAATCCCGATTTGAGCTATGGCAAAGTCGCGATTCTCTACCGAACCAACGCCCAATCGCGGGTGATCGAGCAAGTCATGGTGGAGCGGCAACTGCCTTACCGGATTGTGGGCGGGATGCGCTTCTACGATCGGCGCGAAATTAAAGATGTCCTGGCTTACTTGCGGGCGATTGCTAACCCCGCCGATACCGTCAGTTTGCTGCGGGTGATCAACACCCCCAAACGCAAAGTGGGCAAAACTACTGTCGAAGCACTGGTTCGGGCGTCGCTGGAACTGGGCGTCCCCTTATGGGAAATCCTCAACGATGAAACCTCAGTCAAAACCCTGGCGGGTCGCTCGTCGAAAGGCGTGTTGGCCTTTGCGGAAGTGATCAAGAAATACCGCGAACAGCTGACCACTATGCCGGCCTCGGAGCTAGCCCAAGGCGTCTTAGAAGATTCGGGCTACCTGGATGATTTGAAACGCCAAAATACCGAAGAAGCCGAGAACCGCTTCTCCAACGTGCAAGAGCTATACAATGCCATCCTGCAATTTGAAGAGGAAAACAGCGGTGAGGATGAAGACCAGTCGCTCGTCGGATTTCTGGCCGGTGCGGCCCTGGCCTCGGATATGGATGATTCATCGGAAGATGACAACCGCATCTCAATGATGACGCTACACGCATCGAAAGGCTTGGAATTCCCCGTGGTGTTTCTGGTGGGGCTGGAGCAGGGGCTATTTCCCAGCTTCCGATCGCTCGATGACCCGTCGGCGATCGAAGAGGAGCGGCGGCTGTGCTATGTGGGCATTACCCGCGCTCAAGAACGGCTATTTATCTCCCATGCCTGCGAGCGGCGGCTCTACGGGAATCGCGAGATTGCTACGCCCTCACTATTTCTGGATGAAATGCCGGAGAACTTACTGGAAAGTAATACGGTGCGATCACGGGCCAAGCGCTGGGAAACCTCTGACATCAGCAAACCGGCTGCCCCGAAAACGAAGCGATCGATGCCTCAAGGTAGCGGCATTACCGATTGGGTCGTGGGCGAGAAAGCAGTGCATGACTCCTTTGGTGTGGGCCAAGTCACCCATGTTTTTGGCACCGGCAAGAAGATGTGCTTGGCGGTGAAATTTCCCACTGCCGGACAAAAAATTCTTGATCCAAAGCTGGTGCCTTTACGTAAGGTGGAATAG
- a CDS encoding cache domain-containing protein — MSKPLPPISHLRHQRLRLLLGAAVLFSSFCAYLSYQVIRKSTLENIERSALLEVQKGVDDIDQWLSNHQAIIETIANTAQSQSTDWEVVGPYLAAENTRLPDFVFLGLSNPQGMRYTTADNQLVNASDRQWFQRAIAGQPHIDDPFISRATGGPVIAISAPVPPPASAKRTPRQRAIGVIHGGVKIDRIKQYVNQINYGQQSYAFLLNSEGRAIIHPDPALMSTSERQAPSLLTAAEPDLAAMVQRMVTGKQGIGRIQIDGQTRYIAYLPLQSTNWSLALVIPLMDIDNQLDMLNLMGIVILGLTSLMLAALWRLHTFEQQQLAKAQTAALLDERNRLAREIHDTLAQAFTGVSLQLEAARGSLENLINRLTNSAIAPLSDPDRPDNTVEIATLKAAQACILRARDLSRQGLSEARRSVHALRSAALEDDSLPDALRKTLTQTQRDTGLTTHFYLEGQPIPLPDDIQLNLLRIAQEAITNTLRHANATQLEITLSFAALPDPKLAVPSPAPQVQLRIMDNGNGFDQTILSEAPGFGLSGMRERTARMQGQFELLSTPSIGTTIDVLIPLPSE; from the coding sequence ATGTCTAAGCCACTTCCACCCATATCCCATCTGCGTCATCAACGCCTGCGGCTACTCTTGGGCGCGGCAGTTTTATTCTCCAGCTTTTGCGCCTATTTGAGTTATCAAGTGATTCGCAAAAGTACGCTAGAAAATATTGAACGCAGTGCCCTCCTTGAAGTCCAAAAGGGGGTTGATGATATCGATCAGTGGCTGAGTAATCATCAGGCGATTATTGAAACCATTGCCAATACGGCTCAAAGTCAGTCGACGGACTGGGAGGTTGTCGGTCCCTACCTCGCCGCCGAAAATACCCGACTACCGGATTTTGTGTTTTTAGGCCTTTCCAATCCCCAAGGCATGCGCTATACCACAGCCGATAATCAACTGGTCAATGCCAGCGATCGGCAATGGTTCCAGCGGGCGATCGCCGGCCAACCCCATATCGATGATCCCTTCATTAGCCGCGCGACGGGCGGCCCTGTCATTGCGATTTCGGCCCCGGTGCCACCACCGGCATCCGCCAAGCGTACCCCACGCCAGCGCGCCATTGGCGTGATCCACGGCGGCGTGAAAATTGACCGGATCAAGCAATATGTGAATCAAATTAACTACGGCCAACAGAGCTACGCCTTCCTGCTTAACTCCGAAGGCCGCGCCATTATCCATCCCGATCCAGCACTGATGTCCACATCCGAGCGTCAGGCCCCCAGCCTGCTCACCGCCGCCGAGCCAGACCTCGCCGCCATGGTGCAACGGATGGTTACTGGCAAACAGGGTATTGGCCGCATCCAAATCGACGGTCAAACTCGCTATATCGCCTACCTCCCGTTGCAATCAACCAATTGGTCGCTGGCCCTTGTGATTCCGCTGATGGATATTGATAATCAGTTAGATATGCTCAATCTCATGGGCATCGTTATCCTTGGCCTCACCAGTCTGATGTTGGCCGCACTCTGGCGACTCCATACCTTCGAGCAGCAACAACTGGCGAAGGCCCAGACCGCAGCGCTGCTGGATGAACGCAACCGCCTGGCCCGGGAAATCCATGATACCCTGGCCCAGGCGTTCACCGGCGTCTCCCTCCAACTCGAAGCCGCCCGGGGGTCACTCGAAAACCTGATCAATCGTTTGACAAACTCCGCGATCGCGCCGCTATCCGACCCCGATCGCCCTGATAACACGGTTGAAATCGCCACCCTCAAAGCCGCCCAAGCCTGCATTCTGCGGGCTCGCGATCTATCCCGGCAGGGCCTCTCCGAAGCCCGCCGCTCCGTCCATGCCCTCCGCTCTGCGGCCCTAGAAGACGATAGTCTCCCCGACGCCCTCCGCAAAACCCTGACCCAAACCCAACGCGACACCGGCCTCACTACCCACTTTTACCTCGAAGGCCAACCGATTCCATTGCCCGATGACATCCAACTCAATCTGCTCCGCATCGCCCAAGAAGCGATCACCAATACCCTGCGCCATGCCAACGCCACGCAACTCGAGATCACCCTCAGCTTCGCTGCTCTGCCTGACCCCAAACTTGCGGTCCCATCCCCTGCCCCACAAGTGCAACTGCGCATTATGGACAATGGGAATGGATTTGATCAAACCATTTTGAGCGAAGCCCCAGGGTTTGGCCTGAGTGGGATGCGGGAACGCACCGCACGGATGCAGGGACAATTTGAATTGCTCAGTACACCCAGCATTGGGACCACCATTGATGTCCTAATTCCCTTACCATCTGAATGA